Below is a window of Humulus lupulus chromosome 2, drHumLupu1.1, whole genome shotgun sequence DNA.
aaagtattGAGTTAGTTCTATAATAAACAATAAAGTACTAAAAGTTCCAAGATAGTAATAGTGCATTTTTAGAAAAAAGCTCTTGGCGTCGGCCATAGGAGCTTAAGCGTTTCTCTATATTCCTCGGTAAAAGCTGACAGCATGTCTTGTGCACGCCAATCATGCTCTAGCTAAGGCTGATTTTCTACTTATAGGTTGGTAGAGTGCTCCTTGGTGCTTCGGGTAAAGCAGAGATGCTAGGAGGGGTGCGTATCTCCCTTATCATTCTTTGTGGCCGACAACCGGTTGGGTGCATATGGCAGTCTTGCTAAGCTTGGCTCGCTAGCGTTGTTGTTTCTTCTCTCCCTTAGTGATGGCGACTGTTGCTGTGGTAGTGTTGGTGCTCAGAAGGAGACCGAGGCGATCCTTGTCTAGGGTGACGTGCGACCGGTGGGGTGGCCAAACACCAATAGTGGGTTGAATTTGATTGGTCGATGTGTCAGTGGGTTGGATCTAGGGACATTCATGGTGGGTGGGTTAGCTCTACGGCTTGAGGGTCGTTGAGTCAAGATCTATGGCTGCCTTCTTGTGttattttagttttttgttaTTGATCTGTTTTTATTTAGTTAATAAAGCCCCATTTGTGGGGCTTGTAAACCATTCCATTGGTAGTGTTTGTACCTACCATTTTATATAGTACAGTAGACTATTGTCACTTCTTCTTCGTCAGAACTTTTATTGGATGTACTACCTAAATTCAAGATGGATGAGAATTGAATTCCTCTTCGATACCCAACGTTCGTGCAGTGCCAAATGAAATTCCCATTCGCTTAGGGATTCCCAGAACGGTTTCATTTCACTTCTACTCATATCCCGAGTAGGATCAAATATTCGATTTCAATCTATGCGGCAACATTGCCAACACTGCTagtcaaaaatattattttaaaaaacagttGCGATAATAGTTTAGTATATGAGAAATGTTGATAATTCAAATCCTCTGAAAAATATAAAAAGACCATAAAGAAAAATGCAATTCCTATACGTATATGATGCTTCGAGGGTCAGCAGATGCATTCCAAACGAAATTCAATGGCAAATTAGAATGCAGTGTCAGGAATAAACATGCAACGAAAAACAAGTTCTGCTTCCGATGAATTCTTTCTTACTGATGAGAAACGCAACTATATCAATTGATAATACAGTTCTTAAATCATTATCAGAGCACATAAAACAAGTCGTTGACACAAAGTAAATCCCATCCCCTGGTCATCTGAAAAGCTTTATGGTTTCCCACATTCCCATCGACAAGCGACAAGGACATGGGAACACTGACCACCTAAAAGAAAATTGAAAGGCTTCGATTAACAGATTCGCTTCGGCGTAATAGCAAACCTCAATCCATTCTTCCCTTCAAGATCCTCTCGGTCACTTCAGTGGGTGTTCTGTGAAAAGTTACcagataaataaaataatatatgttAGACGAGTTAATGCACAAATAGCAATAATTTCAGGTTATACACGATGATATCAGCTGAATCAGAACTATTTGAATGATGGCAGAACAGACGGAAGAAAGAATGAACTGATTCAAGCGAGAAAAATGAATCCAAAAAAATGCTCAAGAACCTTCAGATGTCAACCTTTCTAAGATCTACTATCAATCAATAAGCAAAAAAGCACTTCACAGCAGCAAAAGAAAAGCACCAAGAAGTTGTGATCAAGTCTTTTAGACTTTTATGTTACAGGTTTGAATTGAGAAGAACATGTTGCTTTCTAGTAATTAAGAATGTATTTTAGATGGGCTTACACAACATAGACATGGCCTCCCCATCCACTCAAACAGTCTCGGTCTACTGATGATAGCAGTGCTTGTGAGACAACCTCAAATAGATCCTCTGGTTCCTGAGTGACAATAAAAAAGAAGAATGTTATAGTTTCTCCTTCTGTACGATAATTGAAAAGGAATCATTTCTAGTTCAGAAACACCAAACAGAAGCAACAAGAAATATGATTTTCATAATCAACAAGTTTGCAATACAAGaggaaaaaaattataaactaagCTACACGCTCGCCTTACTGAAGTACTACCAAATTATAACGGAACCCCTTCAAAGTGTAAATAATAATACTCCAAACCCTCATAAAATTTCAGAATAATGAAGGTACCTCTTAACACGCAGTAAGTATAAAAAATTTGACTCAAAATCAAACAAGAAGTATAGTTACCATTTCTAATTTTTATGAAGCAACCTCAAAACAAATACACAACCACATCAAAACTGCCAGGCAGAAAGAAAAGCTAAGAAAGAAAACACACCAAGTCAGGCTTGAACATTGCCTCGCAAGCACCATAAAGAGACTCAGATGCAGTGCCAGCAACCACAAAATCTTTTGCCAGTTCCCTGCACAAAAGTAACATCAATATTACACTTTGTTTTCAAATAAGTCCACGAGTGGGGAATTCGTAGAAACATAAAAGTGCCTAAAATTGACCAATATACCCATTCGGCAAGCTCCGagatttacataaaaataaaaggCCCACTGTAACAAGAGCACATTAAAAAAGGACGTGAACGAAAATGGCTCTACATTTCACAAATAAAGACAGAGAAGGGGGAAAAGTGGCAATAATTGACTGTGAACAACCCCTTCAACAAGCTTCAAGGTTTGAATAAAAAAACGTCTCTCAACCAGAGTAAATTTGAAATGAACTAAAAGAAAAAGATCTCTACATTCCTTAATGGTTACTAATATGAAATTAACAAGATAAACAGTAAAAGTGAAATCCCAATTTATGACATTTAATATAAAAGAAAGTATTCACTTAAGGATACTAAAGAAAAGCTTGGGGTTTTCCTCTACAGATCCTAACTTCAAAATAATAGCAACACTAACATGATTGACAAACTTACTTAGCGCCAATTGAATCCATGGTACAGATGAAAGGCTTATCCTCGTCGCTCAATCCAGCAATAACAGGTTGACAGAAATATGGCCCAAACCTAAATTAGAGAGAGGAAATAAATAAATCTATAAAAAACCTAATTCTTCACTCATTTTCATCTCTGTGAGATtcttcaataataataaaaattaaacctTTTCTCGTAAAGAATAGCTGAGACAAGGCTGGCAAAAGTCTCGGGCTTCATATCCCTTTCCTCACGAAGTTGATACAGCTTGTGCCTGAACACTAGCCTCTGGTACCTTCCCCATTAAAAGAAAAACTCAGTAATAGCACTAAAACCCTTAACAgaaaaagggaagaaaaaaaaacgAAGCGAGAGAATGGGGTGGGGAGTTCTTACAGAGTCTGAGCATCGGTGCCAAGGCCGGAGAGACCGAGGTAAAGCCTATCGTGGACTttgtaaatcttctggaaatcaGTGGCGATTGTTTGGAGCTGAACTCCGAGCCTCCGATCGCTGGCGATGGCGAAGCAGTTCTTGCCCACCATGGCAACCAGGGCACTTCCATTGTACTCGAAGATCTGTTCATCCACAAAAGTATAATCAGAGATAGACACACCTATACGAATCAAATACAACCCTACATCACTGAATCACTGCATGAGAGAAATGCATAGCGAAACTTACCGACATGGGAGAAAATTAGGGTTTCGTTGTAGTTGAAATTGGTCTGAGTGAGGTGTGTTTGCAATGTCGATCGCTTTTTCAGAGGAAATCGGTGGCTTGGGGCTCAATCCAAGCTTTTTGagactcttttcttttcttttctttagtttcttctttcttcttctctttgctCTTAGTTAATAATGGGCTTGGGCCGTTTCGCTTATTGGGTATTGACTACTAAAGGAAGGAAGATAGCCCGTTTTTGCTCACCATAAAGTAGGGAtgaatttattcaaaaatatgactttttttttagtttacaaaaatacctaagatttagaaaaatactaaaaatatgaaattaaaaaaaaaacaaaaaatacggAGGAATATAATcgtaaatacaatattttttttaaaacaattttgTAATAATACAGTTTTTTgtaaccaaaatttataaatttataactAAAGTTTTCtatatgttacaattttgtataCAACATTTACAACTAAAATAGAAAATTGTAACAAGCAATAATAGAAGTGTTACAAACTGTtatccatatttttgtaatttttgtaaaattctaTATTTTGTAAAGGGATATTGGCAGCGATAATactcaaaaaatttcaaaagttgcactttaatacccaaatctttttttttgCAGTGATAATACATAAATCTATCATTTTTGTGCATTCGTTAGTACTCACCATTAATTGTCTGTTAAGTATCTACGTGACACATTTGTATTAGTCTAACGGCGATTATACCCAAATCTTCTCAAACGTTACACTTTAATATCCAAAAAAAATATGCTATAATACATAAATCAATAATTTTTGTGTAATCAttagtactcaccgttaactGCCCATTAAGTATCAAGTGCCCATTAAGTATCAAGGTGGCACGTATGGATTTTTGGATGATTTTagactaaattatttaaattttttaaatattataaaaaatatatttttaaatttttaaaaatctaaaaaattaataaaactaaaatttacaaattcgaaacaacccaaattaaaattgaaactcaaaattttaaaatttaaaatgatttttatagtatttaaagaatttggagatattggcggcgataatactcaaatcatttataaagttacactttaatacttaAATTTACGAATATAAAAATGTATCACGTGGATACTTAACGTGTagttaacggtgagtactaacagttgcaccaaaattgtagatttatgtattattaccgccaaaaaaattattttggtattaaagtgtaacttttgaaaaattTTAAGTATTATCCTCGTCaatatctttttttaaaaaataaaacaaaatttacAATGTTATGGgtcatttttttcttatttttttctttctaagatATGATTGGTAAAGGATTTTGGAAATTTTTAAGTTTTGTATCGGTTGTTACTTTCTTGATTAAAATTATAACTttcttattttatattaaatattttttaattttaaaccatAGTTTTACTTGAGTGGTGTATTTAA
It encodes the following:
- the LOC133817258 gene encoding proteasome subunit beta type-3-A — encoded protein: MSIFEYNGSALVAMVGKNCFAIASDRRLGVQLQTIATDFQKIYKVHDRLYLGLSGLGTDAQTLYQRLVFRHKLYQLREERDMKPETFASLVSAILYEKRFGPYFCQPVIAGLSDEDKPFICTMDSIGAKELAKDFVVAGTASESLYGACEAMFKPDLEPEDLFEVVSQALLSSVDRDCLSGWGGHVYVVTPTEVTERILKGRMD